A genomic segment from Actinoplanes sichuanensis encodes:
- a CDS encoding S8 family peptidase, with the protein MRTTVRRSAAVAAAALLTTLGLSTGAQAAPPEADVLTVPGAEVVKDSYIVVLKSGKIARTVAAEHQATPLRTYTRVINGFAATMTARQARQVAADPDVAFVQPNVIHRISDTQTNPPSYGLDRIDQRNRPVNAAYTYNTTASNVRAYIIDTGIRTSHQDFGGRASSGFDAIDGGTADDCNGHGTHVAGTVGGTAYGVAKGVQLVGVRVLNCEGSGTTAQVVAGIEWVTTNAVKPAVANMSLGGGADTVLDNAVSASITSGVSYSIAAGNGFLGLFALDACTQSPARVPAAITVSATNSSDAKPSWANRGTCVDVFAPGINIPSTWNTGDTATNTISGTSMATPHVAGAAALYLATHPTDTPAQVQAAIVGNATTGVVTSPGTGSPNRLLYTAAF; encoded by the coding sequence TTGCGCACAACCGTCCGCCGAAGCGCCGCCGTCGCGGCCGCCGCCCTCCTCACCACACTCGGACTGTCCACCGGCGCCCAGGCCGCCCCGCCGGAGGCGGACGTCCTCACGGTGCCGGGCGCCGAGGTCGTCAAGGACAGCTACATCGTCGTCCTCAAGTCCGGCAAGATCGCCCGTACCGTGGCCGCCGAACATCAGGCCACGCCACTGCGGACGTACACCCGGGTCATCAACGGTTTCGCGGCGACCATGACGGCGCGTCAGGCGCGGCAGGTCGCCGCCGACCCGGACGTCGCGTTCGTGCAACCCAACGTGATCCACCGGATCTCGGACACGCAGACCAACCCGCCGTCCTACGGCCTGGACCGCATCGACCAGCGCAACCGGCCGGTGAACGCCGCCTACACCTACAACACCACCGCGTCGAACGTGCGCGCCTACATCATCGACACCGGCATCCGCACCTCCCACCAGGACTTCGGCGGCCGTGCGAGCAGCGGATTCGATGCGATCGACGGCGGTACGGCGGACGACTGCAACGGCCACGGAACGCACGTCGCCGGAACCGTGGGCGGCACCGCCTACGGGGTCGCGAAGGGTGTGCAGCTCGTCGGCGTGCGGGTACTCAACTGCGAGGGCAGCGGCACCACCGCCCAGGTCGTGGCGGGCATCGAATGGGTGACCACGAACGCCGTCAAACCCGCGGTCGCCAACATGAGCCTCGGCGGCGGCGCCGACACCGTCCTGGACAACGCGGTCAGCGCGTCGATCACGTCCGGGGTGAGCTACTCGATCGCGGCCGGCAACGGGTTCCTCGGCCTGTTCGCCCTGGACGCCTGCACCCAGTCGCCGGCCCGGGTCCCGGCCGCGATCACCGTGTCGGCGACCAACAGCAGCGACGCGAAACCGTCCTGGGCCAACCGCGGCACCTGCGTGGACGTGTTCGCACCGGGCATCAACATCCCGTCGACGTGGAACACCGGCGACACCGCCACCAACACCATCAGCGGCACGTCGATGGCCACCCCACACGTCGCCGGGGCGGCCGCCCTCTACCTGGCCACCCACCCGACCGACACACCCGCGCAGGTGCAGGCGGCGATCGTCGGCAACGCCACCACCGGGGTGGTGACCAGCCCGGGAACCGGCTCCCCGAACCGGCTGCTCTACACAGCCGCCTTCTGA
- a CDS encoding cyclic nucleotide-binding domain-containing protein, which produces MRDLTTFDMLALHPLFADLPTAWLRRLTAHGRPVEYERGFRLFGADAPVERMWLLLSGSVLLDLPVPGRGDVPVDRCEGFVGWAALARARRWDFGGVAGEDLYAVEFRATGLRDQLADDPDLRGEFYARLITVADDGLRSLRLRVAGLTIPPPDRLTFP; this is translated from the coding sequence ATGCGGGATCTGACCACATTCGACATGCTCGCGCTGCATCCACTCTTCGCCGACCTGCCGACCGCCTGGCTCCGGCGGCTCACCGCGCACGGGCGGCCCGTCGAATACGAGCGGGGCTTCCGGCTGTTCGGCGCCGACGCTCCGGTCGAGCGGATGTGGCTCCTGCTGAGCGGCAGCGTGCTGCTCGATCTGCCGGTTCCAGGGCGTGGTGACGTCCCGGTGGACAGGTGCGAGGGGTTCGTCGGGTGGGCCGCCCTGGCCCGGGCCCGGCGGTGGGACTTCGGTGGAGTGGCCGGCGAGGACCTGTACGCCGTGGAGTTCCGGGCCACCGGCCTGCGGGACCAGCTCGCCGACGACCCCGACCTGCGCGGCGAGTTCTACGCCCGGCTGATCACCGTGGCGGACGACGGTCTCCGCTCGCTCCGGCTGCGGGTGGCCGGACTGACCATCCCACCACCGGACCGGCTGACCTTCCCCTGA
- a CDS encoding M28 family peptidase, translating to MVILGLGAAYSAGYSGAGEIPEPDFSDGGAAGSAAAADQYVTGKSTGFVKDPDATYTRQSVTTTARGLNYVSYARTYKDLPVFVGGDVVVVTDAKGTVKGGTTTGAVEVATTPKVTAAKAEKVSLLIHPGTVSGEPKLGIVATEGRDRLVWEVVIDGDDSRAHAYVDARTGKYAGSWDEITGGTGQGHYGGQVTIGTTAGSGGFEMRDPARGGMRTLNDRTGQILTDADDKWGNGTGSDITTGGVDTQYAGGVLWDMLKAKFNRNGIDGNGGAATMFVGLTDVNAFYSCAGTGDAGRDQTKYGRTSDGARQVNSIDVVAHELGHGVFCHTPGGSRGTTNETGGLNEATGDIFGTMAEHFAANPNDPADFLVGEEVNLSGRGPIRNMFNPSAVGDPNCWSTKIPTTEVHSAAGPLNHWFYLASEGSAPAGKPASTTCNGSTVTGIGLWPAGEIFYHALLRKTSGWTYSKARKATLDATLALHPNSCTEFTAIKAAWDAVSVPAQGDPTCAVAAPQPTPSATTTTPPVSASPSATPSPAIPSPDATPAKTVDIDASALRADINEFARIAQADNGTRAHGTAGYQASLDYLKQRLDVAGYTTRVQQFTHAGKTGHNLIADLPGRGDPNRVVMLGAHLDSVTQGAGVNDNASGSAGILEVALAYAASGADGDKGIRFGWWGAEEAGLVGSKAYVSSLNTTERAKITGYLNFDMIGSPNPGYFVYGDDTRGTAIAAALKAGFTAAGITSLSTDIKGRSDHASFKAAGIPTGGTATLSLAAAMSQAEADLWDGEAGKPYDPCYHSSCDGAGNIDFDALDAHTDVAAYAAWTLTGVKAPAESTSTRVENAADFAIKDRSAIESPITVQRSGTAPAALKVEVDIRHGFRGDLEIQLIAPDGTAYRLKKSSRFDSADDVTLDQTVDASAEPASGTWKLRVRDLYSGDTGTLDSWALTF from the coding sequence CTGGTCATACTCGGCCTGGGGGCGGCGTACAGCGCCGGGTACTCGGGTGCCGGCGAGATCCCGGAGCCGGACTTCTCCGACGGTGGTGCGGCCGGCTCCGCGGCCGCCGCCGACCAATACGTGACCGGAAAGTCGACCGGGTTCGTCAAGGACCCGGACGCCACGTACACCCGCCAGTCGGTGACCACCACGGCACGCGGCCTGAACTACGTGAGCTACGCCCGTACCTACAAGGATCTTCCGGTCTTCGTCGGCGGCGACGTGGTCGTCGTGACCGACGCCAAGGGCACCGTCAAGGGCGGCACCACGACCGGCGCCGTCGAGGTCGCCACCACCCCCAAGGTGACCGCGGCCAAGGCCGAGAAGGTCTCGCTGCTCATCCACCCGGGCACGGTCAGCGGCGAGCCGAAACTCGGCATCGTCGCCACCGAGGGCCGGGACCGGCTGGTGTGGGAGGTGGTCATCGACGGTGACGACAGCCGCGCCCACGCCTACGTCGACGCGCGGACCGGCAAGTACGCCGGCTCCTGGGACGAGATCACCGGTGGCACCGGGCAGGGTCACTACGGCGGTCAGGTCACCATCGGCACCACCGCCGGGTCCGGCGGGTTCGAGATGCGCGATCCGGCGCGCGGCGGCATGCGGACGCTCAACGACCGCACCGGCCAGATCCTCACCGACGCCGACGACAAGTGGGGCAACGGCACCGGCAGCGACATCACCACCGGTGGCGTCGACACCCAGTACGCCGGCGGCGTCCTCTGGGACATGCTGAAGGCCAAGTTCAACCGCAACGGCATCGACGGCAACGGCGGCGCCGCGACGATGTTCGTCGGCCTCACCGACGTCAACGCCTTCTACAGCTGCGCCGGTACCGGCGACGCCGGCCGTGACCAGACGAAGTACGGCCGGACCAGCGACGGCGCCCGCCAGGTCAACTCGATCGACGTGGTCGCCCACGAGCTCGGCCACGGCGTGTTCTGCCACACCCCGGGCGGCAGCCGCGGCACCACCAACGAGACCGGTGGCCTGAACGAGGCGACCGGCGACATCTTCGGCACCATGGCCGAGCACTTCGCCGCGAACCCGAACGACCCGGCCGACTTCCTGGTCGGCGAGGAGGTGAACCTCTCCGGCCGCGGCCCGATCCGCAACATGTTCAACCCGTCCGCCGTCGGCGACCCGAACTGCTGGTCCACGAAGATCCCGACCACCGAGGTGCACTCCGCCGCCGGGCCGCTCAACCACTGGTTCTACCTGGCCTCCGAGGGTTCCGCCCCGGCCGGGAAACCGGCCAGCACCACCTGCAACGGATCGACGGTGACCGGCATCGGGCTGTGGCCGGCCGGTGAGATCTTCTACCACGCGCTGCTGCGCAAGACGTCCGGCTGGACGTACAGCAAGGCCCGCAAGGCCACCCTGGACGCCACACTCGCGCTGCACCCGAACAGCTGCACCGAGTTCACCGCGATCAAGGCCGCCTGGGACGCGGTGAGCGTGCCCGCCCAGGGCGATCCCACCTGCGCCGTTGCCGCACCGCAGCCGACCCCGTCCGCCACCACGACGACGCCTCCCGTTTCGGCGTCGCCGTCGGCCACACCCAGTCCGGCCATCCCCAGCCCGGACGCCACTCCGGCGAAGACGGTCGACATCGACGCCTCCGCCCTGCGCGCCGACATCAATGAGTTCGCGCGCATCGCGCAGGCCGACAACGGCACCCGCGCGCACGGCACGGCCGGATACCAAGCCTCGCTCGACTACCTCAAGCAGCGCCTGGACGTGGCCGGCTACACCACCCGCGTCCAGCAGTTCACCCACGCCGGCAAGACGGGTCACAACCTGATCGCCGATCTGCCCGGGCGTGGCGACCCCAACCGGGTCGTCATGCTCGGGGCGCACCTCGACAGCGTCACCCAGGGCGCGGGCGTCAACGACAACGCCTCCGGTTCGGCCGGCATCCTCGAGGTCGCCCTCGCCTACGCCGCCTCCGGCGCCGACGGCGACAAGGGCATCCGGTTCGGCTGGTGGGGTGCCGAGGAGGCCGGGCTGGTCGGCTCCAAGGCGTACGTGTCCTCGCTGAACACCACCGAACGAGCGAAGATCACCGGGTACCTGAACTTCGACATGATCGGCTCGCCGAACCCCGGCTACTTCGTCTACGGCGACGACACCAGGGGTACGGCCATCGCCGCCGCGCTGAAGGCCGGATTCACCGCCGCGGGCATCACGTCGCTGTCCACCGACATCAAGGGCCGCTCCGACCACGCCTCGTTCAAGGCCGCGGGCATCCCCACCGGTGGCACCGCCACGTTGAGCCTGGCCGCGGCGATGAGCCAGGCCGAGGCCGACCTCTGGGACGGCGAAGCGGGCAAGCCGTACGACCCCTGCTACCACTCCAGCTGTGACGGGGCCGGCAACATCGACTTCGACGCCCTGGACGCGCACACCGACGTGGCCGCGTACGCCGCCTGGACCCTGACCGGTGTCAAGGCGCCCGCCGAGTCCACCTCGACCCGGGTCGAGAACGCCGCCGACTTCGCGATCAAGGACCGCTCCGCGATCGAGTCGCCGATCACCGTGCAGCGCTCCGGCACCGCCCCGGCCGCACTGAAGGTCGAGGTCGACATCCGGCACGGGTTCCGCGGCGACCTGGAGATCCAACTGATCGCCCCGGACGGCACCGCGTACCGGCTGAAGAAGTCCAGCCGGTTCGACAGCGCCGACGACGTCACCCTCGACCAGACCGTCGACGCCTCGGCCGAACCCGCCTCCGGCACCTGGAAGCTGCGAGTCCGCGACCTGTACTCCGGCGACACCGGAACGCTGGACTCCTGGGCCCTGACGTTCTGA
- a CDS encoding response regulator transcription factor, which produces MLVIEDDVDVREAIGRLLTATGHEVRLCATALDGLREVAAREPDVVVLDLGLPDLDGAAVLSRIRLTSQVPIVVATAREAESEMIRLLRAGADDYVVKPYSAEQIEARIAAMLRRGRGTTAAGLAVGGLTLDPQARTAALDGTPLQLSRLEFDLLAYLMERAGTVVSRQQLLSDVWPESRSLETVDVHVTWLRRKLGERAAQPRYLHTVRGVGIRLSAPGQ; this is translated from the coding sequence GTGCTGGTGATCGAGGACGACGTCGACGTCCGGGAAGCAATCGGCCGGTTACTCACCGCAACCGGCCATGAGGTGCGGTTGTGTGCGACCGCCCTCGACGGCCTGCGTGAAGTGGCCGCGCGTGAGCCGGACGTGGTGGTGCTCGACCTGGGTCTGCCCGACCTCGACGGTGCCGCCGTGCTCAGCCGGATCCGGCTCACCTCACAGGTGCCGATCGTGGTGGCGACCGCACGGGAGGCGGAGAGCGAGATGATCCGGCTGTTGCGGGCCGGGGCCGACGACTACGTGGTCAAGCCGTACTCGGCCGAGCAGATCGAGGCCCGGATCGCGGCGATGCTGCGGCGCGGCCGCGGGACCACGGCGGCCGGGCTGGCGGTGGGCGGGCTGACACTCGACCCGCAGGCGCGCACGGCGGCCCTCGACGGCACCCCGCTGCAGCTGTCGCGGCTCGAGTTCGACCTGCTCGCCTACCTGATGGAGCGGGCCGGGACGGTGGTCTCCCGGCAGCAGCTGCTGAGCGACGTGTGGCCGGAGAGCCGGTCGCTGGAGACCGTCGACGTGCACGTCACGTGGCTGCGGCGCAAGCTCGGCGAACGGGCGGCGCAACCGCGTTACCTGCACACCGTGCGCGGAGTGGG
- a CDS encoding sensor histidine kinase gives MRRSYVLVALAVTTLVALAFVIPLALLVHSAVQDRAMREAERQALGLSAVVVVATDRELVLNSIMSTRAGQHGELAAHLPTLGTVGVSRAGEGAVAQVRDRETAGTIGIDGGRVYLRPVALPQGLIAVIEVFVPGTSLRAGVGTAVLVLLVEAIVLVGLCMFLADRLAARVVRATRDLARTATSLGAGQLHARVRPSGPREIEEVGSALNLLADRFLELLAKERALAANLSHRLRVPLTALRLNAEGLPAGDDRDRQLRVVDRLEHEISAVINEAGRPLAARPRLHCDLGAVVADRTGFWGALAEDQGRTWQADPPPEGITVPAAWSRVTEALDVLLGNVFHHTGEDAACRVTVTRSADSATVTVDDAGPGFADPAAALSRGTSGADSTGLGLDIAQRLAADTGGAFTVGRSEWGGARVSLTLGVVSEDTPAESAPRRRWWRNLGGAHAHRG, from the coding sequence ATGAGACGAAGCTACGTACTGGTCGCCCTGGCCGTCACCACGCTGGTGGCGCTGGCGTTCGTCATCCCGTTGGCGCTGCTCGTGCACAGCGCCGTGCAGGACCGTGCCATGCGTGAGGCCGAACGCCAGGCCCTCGGCCTGTCCGCGGTCGTGGTGGTCGCCACCGACCGCGAACTGGTCCTCAACTCGATCATGAGCACCCGGGCCGGTCAGCACGGCGAACTCGCCGCCCACCTGCCCACCCTCGGCACGGTCGGGGTCAGCCGGGCCGGTGAGGGCGCGGTCGCCCAGGTCCGCGACCGGGAGACGGCCGGCACGATCGGCATCGACGGCGGTCGCGTCTACCTGCGGCCGGTCGCCCTCCCGCAGGGGCTGATCGCGGTCATCGAGGTCTTCGTCCCGGGCACGTCACTGCGCGCCGGCGTCGGCACGGCCGTGCTGGTGCTGCTGGTCGAGGCGATCGTCCTGGTCGGGCTCTGCATGTTCCTCGCCGACCGGCTGGCCGCCCGCGTCGTCCGCGCCACCCGCGATCTCGCGCGCACCGCCACCAGTCTGGGGGCGGGTCAACTTCATGCGAGGGTACGGCCGAGCGGCCCCCGCGAGATCGAGGAGGTCGGCTCGGCGCTGAACCTGCTCGCCGACCGGTTCCTGGAGTTGCTCGCCAAGGAGCGGGCGCTGGCCGCGAACCTGTCGCACCGCCTGCGGGTCCCGCTGACCGCGCTGCGCCTGAACGCCGAGGGCCTGCCCGCCGGCGACGACCGGGACCGTCAACTGCGCGTGGTGGACCGACTCGAACACGAGATCAGTGCGGTGATCAACGAGGCCGGCCGTCCGCTCGCCGCACGGCCCCGACTGCACTGCGACCTGGGGGCGGTGGTCGCCGACCGGACCGGATTCTGGGGCGCCCTCGCCGAGGACCAGGGTCGCACCTGGCAGGCCGACCCGCCGCCGGAGGGGATCACCGTGCCGGCCGCCTGGTCCCGGGTCACCGAAGCCCTCGACGTGCTGCTCGGCAACGTCTTCCACCACACCGGCGAGGACGCCGCCTGCCGGGTCACCGTCACGCGGTCCGCCGACTCGGCGACGGTGACCGTCGACGACGCCGGCCCCGGTTTCGCCGACCCGGCCGCGGCACTGTCCCGTGGCACCAGCGGCGCCGACTCCACCGGCCTGGGTCTGGACATCGCCCAGCGCCTGGCCGCGGACACCGGCGGCGCGTTCACGGTCGGCCGCAGCGAGTGGGGCGGCGCCCGGGTGAGTCTGACCCTGGGCGTCGTCTCCGAGGACACCCCGGCCGAGTCCGCACCCCGTCGCCGCTGGTGGCGCAACCTCGGCGGCGCCCACGCCCACCGCGGCTGA